The stretch of DNA CCACGCGAAGCGGCGCTTTGTAATCCGCCTCGGCGTGGACAATCGGCAACAGGAACAGTCCTTGGTCAAGAATCTTAGCGAACCCAAGCCCTTTGGATTCGATGTATGCCTGGTAGGCATCGTGGGCTAAGAAGAAGAACCGCCCGAAGAAAAGTATCCCGGCGGCATCGGTCTGGTGCAATTGCACGGTGGTATGATGAGTGAACATGTCTCTATCCTGCCTTTTTCTCGTGTCCTGTGGGATGTCGGCTGCGTATATTACGCCACGACACTCTTAACAACTCTGGAATGATAAAGGTAATCTGGGAGTCATCATGAAGCAAAGCCAAATCTGGCGAGC from Candidatus Zixiibacteriota bacterium encodes:
- a CDS encoding thioesterase family protein; this encodes MFTHHTTVQLHQTDAAGILFFGRFFFLAHDAYQAYIESKGLGFAKILDQGLFLLPIVHAEADYKAPLRVGDKVTVRLRAETIGTTSFILAYELTKEDGAMAGTVKTVHVWVDRKTFEKQPLPEWVKGALGKIA